In Eucalyptus grandis isolate ANBG69807.140 chromosome 4, ASM1654582v1, whole genome shotgun sequence, the following proteins share a genomic window:
- the LOC120292435 gene encoding (E,E)-alpha-farnesene synthase-like: MPPNLFLSSLLSLFSLTGISDASRRDSEQIQHLPECMKVCFRALNDVIHEIAYDIGKDEDWHRVLPHLAKAWADFCKALLTEAKWDNMGYTPSLEEYLSNAWTSSSGPLIMSHASFFVGHMNLEDVADLLERNKDLIYNVSMIIRLCNDLGTSTAERDRGDAPSSVVCYMREANVPEDIARKHIKELINQEWKSINAYCFSNAETPFVRTFIDVTVNAARVAHMLYQFGDGFGVQDGDIRRQILSAVIHPLALN, encoded by the exons ATGCCTCCCAATCTCTTCCTTTCGTCTCTGTTGAGTTTATTTTCTCTAACTGGAATATCTGATGCTTCTAGGCGGGACTCGGAGCAGATTCAACACCTTCCCGAGTGCATGAAGGTGTGTTTCCGAGCGCTTAACGATGTTATTCACGAGATCGCTTATGATATTGGCAAAGATGAAGATTGGCATCGAGTGCTACCACATCTCGCGAAAGCC TGGGCAGACTTTTGCAAAGCCCTACTTACTGAAGCAAAGTGGGACAACATGGGCTACACACCATCGCTGGAAGAGTACTTGAGCAATGCGTGGACATCATCTTCAGGACCACTGATCATGTCTCACGCTAGTTTCTTTGTGGGACATATGAATTTGGAGGATGTAGCAGATTTGCTGGAGAGAAACAAGGATCTGATTTATAATGTGTCCATGATAATTAGACTCTGCAACGACCTTGGAACGTCAACG GCCGAAAGAGACAGAGGAGATGCTCCATCGTCGGTGGTGTGTTACATGCGAGAAGCGAATGTTCCGGAAGACATCGCTAGGAAGCACATCAAGGAATTGATAAACCAGGAATGGAAAAGCATCAATGCTTATTGCTTCAGCAATGCCGAGACGCCCTTTGTCCGAACCTTCATTGATGTCACCGTGAACGCGGCTCGCGTTGCGCATATGCTTTACCAGTTCGGAGATGGGTTTGGCGTCCAGGACGGTGATATTAGGCGGCAAATTTTATCTGCAGTGATCCACCCTCTCGCTCTTAACTGA